In Benincasa hispida cultivar B227 chromosome 8, ASM972705v1, whole genome shotgun sequence, the sequence GTCGATTTAGTCGCCGGCGAGGACATCTTGGACGATCCTGTGGCTGCTTACCAGCTCCCTCGCCTCCTTGAAGCTCAGTTGTCCGACGATTCCGACTCCGATCTTAGCTACAGTTCCAGATTCGTTCTTCATGACTCCTCTGATGCTATGGGCCTCACTGGCCTCCTCGTACTTCCTCAAGCTTTTGGGTTTTTCTctatttctctctttctttctgcTTCCTTCTCTGGATGAATTGATctatttgcatctttcttttgTTAATTGTTGGGCGTATGTATGGTGGACATCTCCCAGGGCAATTTATTTGGGCGAGACTTTCTGTAGCTATATAAGTGTGAATAACAGCTCCAATTTTGAAGTCAGGGACGTTATAATCAAGGTCGGTTTTCCTTCCTTTTAGGCATTAGgaatgtttttctttcaatatttgagaatttgagttttgcttTATCCACTCTGATTTGTAGTAGACCGGTAGTTCAATTTAGAGCTTTCTGTACAGGCAGAAATTCAAACGGAGAGGCAGAGAATCCTTCTTTTGGATTCATCAAAATCCCCTGTTGAAACTATTCGTGCTGGGGGCCGTTATGACTTCATTGTCGAACACGATGTGAAGGAACTCGGAGCTCATACGTAAGCTTCATATTAAATGTTGGCTACTATGCCTGCAAAGTGGTTTCTTTGTTGATTAAGTACTTATAAGTGATTCTTCATTTCGTTGTTATAGGCTGGTCTGCACTGCATTGTACAATGATGGTGATGGTGAGCGTAAATATCTACCACAGTTTTTCAAGTTCATGGTTGCAAATCCACTGTCGGTCAGAACAAAGGTAATATGCTCTTTGGATCCTACAATGTGTGACATACAACTACTCCTTACTAAAATGTGTGGCCTTTTTCTTTTCGCCTTTGGTGAATTTTATTGAAAGCTTTCAGTGGCTTTTGTTGCATAGTGTTCTGggtttatatcaaatatctgATATTCTTCAAATTACTTCATCTGCAGGTCCGAGTAGTGAAGGTATGTTTTGCTGACTAAAAGCAGTCAACGTAAGTTTAGAATGTCCCATAAGTATTGTAGTTAAAGTATATCTATTGTTTTGATATCACAGTAAATGTTTGAATTCAATTATAGCATATTGTTTTACATCCTAAAAGTAATCCTTTTTATCTTGGTACTCTGAAAACTCTCTTTCTTTGTTCCTCTACATTCACGCTAAAAGAGATGGTAATTTTACGCCAATATTTGTTTCAGTTTGGGGCAGGTTTTTTGtatcatttttgtaatttattgcAGTTATGTGATTTTGTCAAGTAAGGATGAATTGTTTGCATATCTCATgttgtttattaatttttcgTAGGGCAATTTGTGTAGATATAATGCAGTACTCTCAGCTCCTTCTCATTGTAGTTTTTTATGCTATGACTTTATAGTTATGCTAGATTCTAGATATTGATTGTATAAAGCATTAATGGTGGTGAATAACGCTACTGTATTTTGATTTCCAGTTGTCCTGTGTTCGAAAAATTCATTAAGAACTATCATATGATAGTTTTCTTTCTATCTCAGGATAGTACATTCTTAGAAGCTTGCATTGAAAATCATACAAAATCAAATCTATTTATGGACCAAGTTGACTTTGAGCCTTCTCCAAACTGGAGTGCAGTGATAATAAATGCTGACGAACATCACTCTGAACCTAAATCTACAACAAGGTATGGACCATATGTCAATTCACTgatattaaataattgattGTAGTGCTAATTCATGCCAAATTTGCGTTTCATGGTTAAGTATTTTGCTATTCATCTTTTCTCTCACAGTCAAGCGTATGTTAAATCTTGTGCTGCAGAGAGGTCTTCAAGCCTCCTGTATTGGTCAGATCAGGTGGAGGAATCCATAATTTTCTTTATCAATTGAAATTTTCAACGCACGGTCCTTCTCCGCTGAAAGTTGAGGGAAGTAATATTCTTGGTAAACTTCAGATAACATGGCGTACAAATATGGGTGAACCGGGACGACTGCAAACACAACAGATTTTGGGTTCTGTGAGTGTCTTAATATCATAGAatagtttaaaaagaaattcaattatatggaatttttttgttgatgatttgGTTATTGGTAAGCAAACTCTCACGTGCTGCAGAGAACTTAGCTTGGCTTTATCAATTGATTTCTGCCAATGGAATGTTAAGTTTAAACTGTGTTTAAATCCTGGTATCCTTTCTCTGTTAGTTCTGGCAATGGTTTCCAATTGTGACGCGATTATTTTGCTTTGCAGTGTCTGAAATTTTACTGACGGCTGTTTATCACATGATATCAAGAATTTTTATTTCTCTAAAACCTTGCTTTGATCTTACACTTTTTTTACCCTGCGGTTCCTGTTGAATGCCTCAGATGAATCCCAATAGATGTTAATAGGATGATTGTTTACTTGGTCttgttaaaattatatttagaaCATAATTATGCGTAGGGTTCACTGGAATTTTTtcctataaagaaaaaaatattagaaccttttaactttaataaattttgaactttgttATGCAGAAAAAAATGATATTGACATCATCTATTGGTTACATGTTATAGTTAGTGTGGATGTATGATATGTATTACCTTGAGTTGAGAAACTAAATTTTGCCATggctatttaatataatatgtaCTAATTTATTGTGAAACTGCAATTAATAGTTTGTTTGATGACATTTTCTACTCGGATAATTATAGCTAGAGCTAGAGCTAATATGTGCTACAAACCCAAACTTTTAAAATAGATGtatttttattagataaaaggTCAAAGAAGACGAGACACTATTCGTTACTTAATATATTCCGTCCTGTTACTTTAATATATTCTGGAAGTATTGATGGAGATTACCACAATCTATTAGTTTAAACTTTTAGATTTAGTAATGATTTAACATGATATCAAAATTAGAGCGGGAGAAGATTGTGTGGTTGAATGTTCATGTTATTTCATCTCCATTGACGGGTTGGCTTTTGTGCTAATTCCTAAGTCGATAAGTGAAGAAGAGTGAGAGGGTGTTTAAGTTCTTTATAACCCATCAACGTTAAAGCCTTGGGTTGATTTGGCGGTTTATTAGCCCGATATTTCTCTCATTGGTCATTTATATTGTTTTGTAGCCCATTACTCGCAAGGAGCTTGAGTTGCATGTTGTTGAGATGCCAGATGTTATCAGATTGGAGAGGCCTTTTacggtaatttttcttttgCTATTGTTTTCTTATGAAAAGTTCATCTAGAAAgttagataaaattaaatttagtcattCTCCAGCAGAGGTTGATATCTATCTTTAATTCTCTCACCATTTTCCCAGAGATATTTTGcaagataaaattaaattaactagtCATTCTCCAGAAGAGGTTGAAATCCATCTTTAATTCTATTTCACCATTTTCCCAGAGATATTTTGCAATTGATTGATTTATTGTCTCCAGTTACATATGCGTCTCACAACACAGATTGAGAGGGAATTGGGCCCTTTTGAGGTTTGGATGTCACTAAACGGTTCAGATGAAGAAAAGGTTGTTATGGTTAATGGTCTACAGACAATGGTATGCTCGGTCATTCTGTCTTAATTATGGCATCCCAtccttctgtttttttttttttttttaatatccgtAAGAGTTCAAATTAGCTTGCACGTATCTCGACTAATCTCATAGAACAACCCACTTGACCTTACAGCATTTGAGTGTCAAAGAAACTCACAGaatattaaatcttatataGGTGGCCACCATAGATTAACTCATCACCTATTAGTCCTTCATCAAGAGATTGTTTTCTTATTTACCACTACACCAATCCATTATCATCCTTCTATTAAAATTCATCATTTCTGATAATTCGTATGTTAGAAGT encodes:
- the LOC120083091 gene encoding trafficking protein particle complex subunit 13 isoform X1 translates to MSGAQGSHSLAFRVMRLCRPSFQVDPPLRLDPVDLVAGEDILDDPVAAYQLPRLLEAQLSDDSDSDLSYSSRFVLHDSSDAMGLTGLLVLPQAFGAIYLGETFCSYISVNNSSNFEVRDVIIKAEIQTERQRILLLDSSKSPVETIRAGGRYDFIVEHDVKELGAHTLVCTALYNDGDGERKYLPQFFKFMVANPLSVRTKVRVVKDSTFLEACIENHTKSNLFMDQVDFEPSPNWSAVIINADEHHSEPKSTTREVFKPPVLVRSGGGIHNFLYQLKFSTHGPSPLKVEGSNILGKLQITWRTNMGEPGRLQTQQILGSPITRKELELHVVEMPDVIRLERPFTLHMRLTTQIERELGPFEVWMSLNGSDEEKVVMVNGLQTMVIPRVEPYGSTDFHLNLIAIKPGVQRIAGIKVFDTREKKAYDHPLPDLERGHVEDM
- the LOC120083091 gene encoding trafficking protein particle complex subunit 13 isoform X2, whose amino-acid sequence is MSGAQGSHSLAFRVMRLCRPSFQVDPPLRLDPVDLVAGEDILDDPVAAYQLPRLLEAQLSDDSDSDLSYSSRFVLHDSSDAMGLTGLLVLPQAFGAIYLGETFCSYISVNNSSNFEVRDVIIKAEIQTERQRILLLDSSKSPVETIRAGGRYDFIVEHDVKELGAHTLVCTALYNDGDGERKYLPQFFKFMVANPLSVRTKVRVVKDSTFLEACIENHTKSNLFMDQVDFEPSPNWSAVIINADEHHSEPKSTTREVFKPPVLVRSGGGIHNFLYQLKFSTHGPSPLKVEGSNILGKLQITWRTNMGEPGRLQTQQILGSPITRKELELHVVEMPDVIRLERPFTLHMRLTTQIERELGPFEVWMSLNGSDEEKVVMVNGLQTMVIPRVEPYGSTDFHLNLIAIKPGVQRIAGIKVFDTREKKAYDHPLPDLEIYVDLE